The stretch of DNA ccccacccccaacTACAGGAAACATTTGGCACAGCAACGGCAGTGGACAACAAATCCCATCATCCACAGTCTTTTCAACGGCTATGCTTAACGGGACTTGTAGTCAATGGCAGCGAACATGGCAGAAGTTGTCCCACTTGGCACAACGCTGCCTTAACCCTGGAGTGTTGAGACAGCAGCAGGGGCGGTGTATAGAACGGGGACCCCCATAACCTCGTTTCCACGGCACGGTTCTTTGTCTTCGTCTCGGCCTGAGATTGGGACCTGGCACGTTCCCTCCTTCTGTGCCTAGCGAGCGTCTGGCTGATGCCCCGTTCTGTCAAGGCTGGGGGTACTCAGTAGTAGTATTCAGCCTGAGGTGCCCCTCTGCTTGGTACCTAATACCCCCCTAAGGCATCGCAGGAGGAGAGGGCTTCGGACGAGGTCAGCTGTGGGGTGGCAGGTTGTCCTCTCCAGGGCCGCAGATGTAGACCTGGGTGGTGCGATGAGGTCGGAGAGCCCCTGTGGTGTCCTCTGAGTACCCCTCTTTTCCggtatttgtataaaatgtgcGTTTTCCGCTCTCCGGAGCCCCCCCCGGGGGTCAGTCCTACGACTCCGAGCTGGAACGTGAAATGCTCTGCAGGAGGCTTCTGTAAATGGCGGAGTTCAGGAACCGCGGGTACGAGTCTCTGTGCATCAGGGTGTAGATCTGGAGCTGGGCATCGTCAAACGTGTGACACGACGGCTCCGCCATCCGCCGGTTAATAACTTCTCTAACGCGGGAGTCCAGGCTGACCTgaggggataaaaaaaacaagcgtCAAGGCTTGGCAAGAGCGGCGCTGCGATCATTGACCGCCACAGAACACGCGCAGGGTGCAAACACAGAACGCTGCCAATCCGAGCCGCCGGCAGCGCATCATCGCCAAGACAGAACCCGAAGAGCCCCACTGTCTGCCtcttacccccccccaacaaccGGGAACCTAGAATGACCCCCAGCCCCCTCTGATGTTTCACCACATTAAACGCCCAGCAGATCACAGGATCTACTCACAGGAAGGAGATTATCAGAGATCTCCACGATCTAAACGGCTAACGGGACGTAACTCACGGGACACAGATTAACCCTTCGCTCGCCTCTGCATTTACTGGTACACACTTCTGTGGATACAACAGGTTTTTACTGCCTTCAGAAGTCAAAGGAGCTTGCAATCCGTACAGGCAGGAAAAGAGTGTTTAAGACAGTCTTTGAGTAATAAATGGAAcggactcccagcagaagtggtagagggtaatacaagtgaggggattaaacatgcatgggatagacaaacggctcctgaatttaagacgggaccaacgactgattaaggtttgaggctttacagcaggagaaatgggcgacggatggggccgatctgccggcgggttctctTTCTAGTTGCAGTTTGCAGGCTCCCCAGGAGAGGACAGCAGACAATTAGCCGCCCGCAACAACACGAGATCCCGTCTGTGGACCCCAAACCTTCGCACACCTGGTCATCCCTGGGGTAATGGGAGTGAGTAGTGATCAGGAGCCCGAGCTCCTCTGCGGGCTGCGCATGTTCTATAAACACACACTTTATTAAGTTGTTTGACGCTTCTGATTGGTGAATGGTGTCCCCTTAAGAATCTATAGGGGAGGGTGAAATGCGCCGGACGGCAGGAGTGACCCCATGCAGCTGCCCGTGATCACATGACCAAGACTCGCGAGCACCAGGGGGTCTTCGGAGGGTGGGGCATATAAACTtctgttcaaaggtttggggagAAATAAGCACgataagtgaccccaaacttttgaacggtgtGTCATTGTTCAAAATTCCTCATCCGGATCGTGGTGAGCCCCCCGACGTTACCCCAAGGAAGAGGATGGAGGTAGTCCGGAGATGCCCCGCGTAACGTAATCCACCCAGGAGCCGGAGAAGCCGTTACCTCTTTGGGAGACAGGATGGATATATAGTCTTCGTATATCATGCGCGCCTTCTCCTCCACGCCGTGCTTCCCGTGGTCTTTTTTGAGCTCCTCGCACGCCAACCAGAACAGCATGTTCTCCTCGCTGTACTCGGTGCGCAGGAACTCCCGGAACACGTTGCGACCGGCTGGGTTCTTCATCAGCTTCTCGAACGAGCCGGCCCAGCTGAGCACCTCCTCGGAGCTCGGCTTGGAGCTGCGTCAGGGGGGAGGAGGTAGAATTATTCCAAGTTACCCCACAGTGCAGACCCCCCCGGGGGCCAAAAAGAGAAAGCCCCCCCAGGCGTTTGTATCCTAACATACGATGGGTTTgtaaattgttcttctgactgcCGAATCTGCCagcaccaaataaataaatgtaacgtgTCGCCCCGCGCATGACATTGTAGACGGCTCATACTCACCACACCTCACAGTGAGGAACGCTCTCCAGCTTGGTGTCTCGAGAAAGTCTTCGGAGTCGGTTACGGTCTTCATTCCTAACAAAGACAGAATGGGAGAATGTTACCCGGTGGCGCGTGCGGGATGCCCCGGTGGCGCGTGCGGGATGCCGTGGCCCCCCTCCCACATCCCATTGCTATCCATGAGTGTCTCACCaggagcagctgcagcagcaacaccagcagaagcagcagggATTGTTCCTGTGATTCCGGGTCGGTTGGTTCCTATCATATCGTGACATGGGAGACTCGCTGGGATCGGGACCCGTGTACTGAGAGAGGAgacagaaaaacacaaacatgagGGAACACCGGGGGCCACACAGACAAGGGGCGATATCCCCGAAACACAGACAGGGGGCGCACAGGGGGAAGGTGTCTCTGGCACACATCACCCCCTGCCAGCTGTCTGCCTCTGCCTCTGGACCCGGAACCAGAACTCTTTCCTCCAGATCTCACTCGTTTTGGGGGCATATATATAGAACTTTCATAAAAATGCACAACCAAGAGCCTAAAACAATCCGCGGTCAGGAAGCATCAATGAGAGGAGCCCCCGATCCCAAACGCCCCGAACCTGAACACACaaaaggggtctattcactaaacagagagtttgcaggagttAACTATCTCCGCgcagatttatctatacattatacagggggccggctcgctgatttatctatacattaaacagggggccagctcgctgatttatctatacattatacagggggccggctaggccgatttatctatacattatacagggggccggcttgccgatttatctatacattatatattacaccGCAGAGGCAGACACGGCCCCCGGAAACCCACAACTTCTAACATTTGCTCTCCAATATTTCCAAGAACCTCGTTTTCCGCTCAAAGcacaaagtaaaagaaaaactcTCAAAAGAGGAAGTTtcagaaaacatataaatatataaactgacGAGAACCCGCACAGAGGAGCCGCGCATGCACACGGACACGCAAACCCTAACAACCCCCACGAACCCGAGCTGCgcatgcacacagacacgcaAACAGACACGCTCATGGACACGCAAACCCTAACAACCTGCACAGTGTGCAAAGCGTTTAGATCCATCGGAGAGGATTCTCTGGGGATCCCAACGCGTTCTCCATCCAGTCGCGCCGTGAGGTGTGTAACCCCCAGTGCCACGTCCTGCGGTGACCCAGGGGTAATAAGGTCCTGTCCCGTGGCAGCCACCACCCTTGGCTACACCCCGGGGCCAACAGCTGCTGAAAGGAGATAATTTGGGGCGAGTAACCCTTCCTGTGCCGTACAGAACTCCGGGTAATCTCACCTTGGTGGTCCCCGCAGACGCCGGTTCGGAGGGGGGATTTGGACCCCCCTTGCGTTCCACGGACTGCCCCCCTGAGGGGCTTCTCTGCTTCCCCCTCTCTTTGACGCCCATCGGGGGTGAGAAGCGGGAGATGCTGTGTGACGGCCGGTCCCCTTGGCTCAGTGGCAGGCTGGAGGGTGTGAACGCGGACGTGGGGGGTGTTATGACATCCTGCGGTAAGAAAGCAGCTTCCTGACTCCGGCTGCAAAACTTCCGCTCACAGCAACAGCGTGGAGTCAGGCCACGGAAACGTGCGCAGACCCCCCGCCCgcagagccccccccccttccccgcGCCGCCCTGGGGGGCTTTCCACAGACACGACGCCTTCCCACCTGTACTTACCCGGATTAATGCCCCCCACAGACCCCTCTTACACCGGCGCGCCCCGTGTACACCACACACTACTTCCCCTTACACCATGCTGCCACGCGCTGCTCTACCCCCTCGATTGCACGCTCTTGTGCAAGTTTTGCTTCCTTCCTGttaaacacacattattatattcAGTATCCCTGCCAGCCGAGGCCCCCATACTGCGTGGAGCCTGCTCATTGTACATGTAACGACTACCCCCATCCCACGCTGACAGCACCACGGAGCAACGCCCCCGTCTCACGCGGACAGCGCCAACGGAGCAATGCCCCCATCCCACGCCGACAGCGCCAACGGAGCAATGCCCCCATCCCACGCCGACAGCGCCAACGGAGCAATGCCCCCATCCCACGCCGACAGCGCCAACGGAGCAATGCCCCCATCCCACGCCGACAGCGCCAACGGCGCAATGCCCCCGTCCCACGCCGACAGCGCCAACGGCGCAATGCCCCCGTCCCACGCCGACAGCGCCAACGGCGCAATGCCCCCGTCCCACGCCGACAGCGCCACGGAGCAATGCCCCCGTCCCACGCCGACAGCGCCACGGAGCAATGCCCCCGTCCCACGCCGCCAGCGCCACTGAGCAACGCCGGCACCCCATGCCGACAGCGCCACTGAGCAACGCCGGCACCCCACCCCAACAGCGCCACGGAGCAATGCCCCCGTCCCACGCCGACAGCGCCACGGAGCAATGCCCCCGTCCCACGCCGCCAGCGCCACTGAGCAACGCCGGCACCCCATGCCGACAGCGCCACTGAGCAACGCCGGCACCCCACCCCAACAGCGCCACTGAGCAACGCCgggcaataattaagaaaatCTGAGGCGGAATAACTTTGGATAGCACTTACTGTTAGTTGAtttatatgcccccccccatacgccgcagcactgtacagtgTGAAGGATAAACCCCCTCTGCATCCTTAACGGGCACCAAACAAACACAGATTGGGGGGCTCCTACTGCCCCCTGGGGGGTAATAACCTTTGGTCAGAGGCAGGCAGCATCCAGCTGATCCGGACTGCAAGGCTCATCACTCTCAGCTAGCCTGCAGGCACTTCATGTAGCGCTGGCTGCCTCAGCTCTCAGGTTCATTGCAACACAGGGGGATAAGTTTGGGGAAATACAGGTTTGGGGGGGTGTAGATAACGGGTGATAACTTGTAACCCGCTCACACCCCGATATATTGTATATCACCCCCTGCCCCCCTCATCCCGCCCAGGATACTATGCATCTGCCCCAACCACCCCGCGGGAGggcagaatgtgtgtgtgtggggtcaATGGGGGCCTAAACTAGGGTGTGTGTTAGGGGGGTATTACCCCGGAGCCCATCTCCGCGAGGGCGCAATAAAGCTGCTACCCGTTTCAGCTCTGGGGTCCAAGTTTTCTGAGGTACAAAGCTGAGGGTATAGAGCGGTTAAGTCACCCCCCCTGAGGGGCACAAAGGACTCTAATGCCCCGCTACCCCTGCGCCGAGCGTGCGGCTGCCGACTGCCCCTCTCTGTCCGGTACTCACGATTTGGGCGGATCCCGGCCGCTTCCTGAAGCACATCCGCCTGGCAGAGCCGGAGCCGGGACCGGGAGTGAGGGAGGGGGACCGGGACACACACACCGCCGGAGCCGCACTGCGCATGCGCCCCGCCCCCAGCACTGCCTTACCCGGCGCCTCCACGTCAGTGCGGCCGGGGTACTCGGCACAGCTCTATACCGCGGGGTATTCGGTACCGCTATGTGCTGCGGCTGCTGAGTTCACTGATCACCGCTCTGGGATCTGCCCCTCTTACCCACCCACGTGAGAGATCTGCCCTCTGCTGTGTGATATGCTACctaccccggggggggggagtctgTTACCCTGTATGGGGTCCCCGGGGCATTACCCATAGTGCCCCGTGTGCGGGGGGGGGCCTCTGGGCCAAACTGACCGGTTTTAGGTGCTGTTTATAAACAGAAACCCCCGGTCTTTACACCCGGTCGCTGCGGGGCACTGGAGGGGGGTTAACTGATTACAGCCTGGGGGTAATTCCTCGTATGaggaatattatttaaaaaaacagtacagACCAAGATGCCCCAGGAAGAGAAGTGTGCAAAGTAATGCAGTTGCCATAGCAACTGCAGAATGTTCTATATAAATAACCCCCAGTGGGTCTCGTGGGGTCGCTCAGAGTTAACGGAGGAGTATCtgggctgggggggggcaagggcGGCAGCTTCCTCTTTTTGGGTATTTCCCGGGGCAGTTAAGGCGCCGGGTGTCACATAATCCGCTTCCTCCTTGTGCTGAGACGCTGCCACCTCCTCCCGGTCTCCGCTCACCTGCTACAACCCCCCCGCGCTCGGAGTCACTTGCGACCCAAATACAAACCGGTAACTCAGCAGTGTCTCTGTGGTGACATTTGATGGGCTGGTCTCCAAAAACCCTCACCCTAGGCATCCAATCACTGGGGTTCTGCTTTGGCGCCCCTTTACCCTGCCCGCATTGATGGGCTCCGGATCTCTAAGGTTCTGCTGCACCATGCGTCGCTGCCGGGTTCCTGGAACTGGGCGTTGTGCTGGGTTCCTGCACGCATAAAGGGTGGTGTGCGCCTGGAAGGGCCAGGGTTTTGGGTTCCTTCACGCGGAAGGGGCGGGAATGCTGCGCCTGTATGGGGCGGGGTGCCGGGTTCCTGCATGCAGAGACCCCTGCCAAGTGTTCTGTGAATTTACTGATTGTGTGCCGGGTTCCGGGCTGTACGCGCCATTGTCTAGATTTTCCTTAAGTGCATTTTTTGCAGGCAGCAAACATCGGGGGAGACCGTGCTGCCGGTTACTCTTCTACAGATTGTGAGCTCTTTTGGCGAGGACTTTCTGAATGTTTTCATCATGTGCTCTGGTAATCACGTTATTTATAACGAAGTGCTTAAAGCGGGTGATAAGCTGCACCCTGAAGGCCCCCCGACGGGTTACTATCGGCGCTTCTCTTGCCCGCAAAACACTTTAGGCGAGCCGGGCGAGAACCCCGTTGAATAAGCGCCATCGCTCTGGAAACATAAGGGTCGGTGGGATTTTTTTCAGCGACAAATGAAACGGGCGCCGATTTCTTTTTAGGTTTATTAGTTTTAGTGAATCTGTGGAAGGCgtgatattgtggtctggctcagcCCACCGGGTCCACGACACccaccatggcttttttttattaaaattgtgtCATTCTGATATAGATTAACCCATTCATTTCCAGGTAAAGTAACAGAGAATGGAAACCacaacccgccggcagatcggccccatccggcccccgtctagttgcccgtgtctcctgctgtaaagagtcaaaccttaatcagtcgttggtctcatcttagattcaggagccgtatgtctatcccatgcatgtttactcccctcactgtattactctctaccacttctgctgggaggctgttccacttatctaccaccctctcagtaaagtgactTCCTTAcgttccatctaagcctctagcTTAAACGTATAGATTGAGTTGACGCTCCTTTGGCCCAGGTGTCTTGCGACCCTGCTGTGCTGCAGAGGTGTTCCTTGCAGCTCCCAGCACCCTCAGCCTGCGTTTGGCCGATAGGGGGTTAAGGAAGTTACCAGCGTCGGGGCAGTCTGCGGGGTAGTTGATGAAACGCCCCACTGTAAAGCATTTTCTGCGGCTGTGAGAGATGAGAGTGGGGCAAGCGCTTCCCGTGCCGGGGAGGAAATCCTGAATCATTCTCCGGGTTATTATTGTTCCGTGGCAGCTGCTCTCCGGAGTCCTTCGATCTCATTGTAGTGTGAAGAGCGCGGCCGCGTCTGAGGACAAAGGTCTCCCCCTGGCCGGCAGAACGCCCAGTCTCAAAGCCCGCGGCTCAAGGACACGCCGTGACTTCCTGGTGCGAGGACACCATCGCCTCCGcagcttcttcctctttcttcgtCCTTCTGCCGTGGAATAAAACTCGGGACAGATTCGGGCAAAGCCTGCGCAGGGGGGGCAAGTATCTGCACCGGGATCCGTGGGGTGTCTCCAGGCGTGAAGAGGTTAAGGAAGCGGGTAGTAGGGGGGGGGTGCTATTACAAGCTCATCCAGTAGGTGTCACCCAAGTCCAAAGTTAGTGGAACCACGTAGAGAGGGTACCTATAGTCTATAGGGGGTCCGTGCACATGAAGTAACATCGCTGTAGGCAGCAGGGGGGTACAGTCCGGAGGTAGTCGGAGGGTGAATGTTGAAGTGGTGTGCAGGCGTTTCGGTGACGGAGTGAAGGTGAGGGTCGGGGTTGCCTGAGGCTGCTGAGAGTCGTACATTTACTGCTGGACAATAGGAAGAGTCAGGGAGTCAAAGGAAACCCCAGGAGGCTCCATGACTACTCCATGTACCAAGCATGTGGCTTCATGGGATCCGGTTCGTTAGTAATCCTCCGTCATCTGCCACGAGATCCTCAACCCGCTCCCTCTGCAAAAACAGAcccatttactaaacaaatagATGAGCCCCCCcgcctcctaatacacagacaccaggaccctcacccctcctaatacccAGAGACCGGGACCAtaacccctcctaatacacagacaccgggacacgcactccatcctaatacacagaccccGGGACACGCACCAaccacccctcctaatacacagatccCGGGACACGCACCGaccacccctcctaatacacagatccCGGGACAcgcgcctctcacccctccaAATACACAGAACCCGGGACAcgcgcctctcacccctccaAATACACAGAACCCGGGACAcgcgcctctcacccctccaAATACACAGAACCCGGGACAcgcgcctctcacccctccaaatacacagaacacgggacacgcgcctctcacccctccaaatacacagaacacgggacacgcgcctctcacccctccaAATACACAGACCCCGGGACAcgcgcctctcacccctcctaacaCACAGACCCCGGGACAcgcgcctctcacccctcctaatacacagatccCCGGACAcgcgcctctcacccctcctaatacacagatccCGGGACAcgcgcctctcacccctcctaatacacagatccCGGGACAcgcgcctctcacccctcctaatacacagatccCGGGACAcgcgcctctcacccctcctaatagacagacccccgggacacgcgcctctcacccctcctaatacacagaccccGGGACAcgcgcctctcacccctcctaatacacagaccccGGGACAcgcgcctctcacccctcctaatacacagaccccGGGACAcgcgcctctcacccctcctaatacacagaccccGGGACAggcgcctctcacccctcctaatacacagaccccGGGACAggcgcctctcacccctcctaatacacagaccccGGGACAggcgcctctcacccctcctaatacacagaccccGGGACAggcgcctctcacccctcctaatacacagaccccGGGACAcgcgcctctcacccctcctaatacacagaccccGGGACAcgcgcctctcacccctcctaatacacagaccccGGGACAggcgcctctcacccctcctaatacacagaccccGGGACAggcgcctctcacccctcctaatacacagaccccGGGACAggcgcctctcacccctcctaatacacagaccccGGGACAcgcgcctctcacccctcctaatacacagatccCCGGACAcgcgcctctcacccctcctaatacacagatccCGGGACAcgcgcctctcacccctcctaatagacagacccccgggacacgcgcctctcacccctcctaatagacagacccccgggacacgcgcctctcacccctcctaatacacagaccccGGGACAcgcgcctctcacccctcctaatacacagaccccAGGACAcgcgcctctcacccctcctaatacacagaccccGGGACAggcgcctctcacccctcctaatacacagaccccGGGACAggcgcctctcacccctcctaatacacagaccccGGGACAggcgcctctcacccctcctaatacacagaccccGGGACAcgcgcctctcacccctcctaatacacagaccccGGGACAcgcgcctctcacccctcctaatacacgtTATTGCACTCAGGTTACCTGGAACCGGCCCAAAGAGACCTGGGAGCTGGTAGCTTCTGGCCGAGAAGACAGGAACACTTCTAGTCTGATGGCGTCCCGGGCTGCGGGTTGGCAGGAGATCATGTTGGCCAATTCCTGGGCCTGCAGTAAGAAAACCAAATGCGATGCAGAACAACCCCATCCGGCCCGTCTGgtctcaggagccatatgtctatctcatgcatgtttaaatctcctcactgtattaccctctaccaaagctgctgggaggctgttccacttatctaccaccctctcagtaaattaaaactttcttccattccatctatGCCTCTAAGAAGCATTATGATGGACACAGCGACAACGAAAGAAAAGGGGGCAGTTAGAGGAGATATTTAACCCCTCTCACACACAAACCGGGCAGCAGGGCAAACAGAATGCTAGCCTAAGAGGCCAACAATGATCTGTAGACGACGTCTGCGATATAATGAGGTTGTTTCGTAGATAAGCAATGCGGCCGCCAACTACCCTCGTGGGCAGAAAATCACCCAAAAGGCCCCACTATGAACACATATCACGCGGGCAAAGATTCTGTGCCACGAGCAGCCAAACAACATGATTCCCCCCATTACAAATGAGACTTTTATGTAAACACAGAGTGTGGGAGAGACAGCTGGCGCTTaacaagacccccccccccaaaaaaaaaagaaaaacagagatTCACAGAAATACAGAGATGACGTTATTCCAGCGGCAGCCGCGTCAGATccacggcaaaaaaaaaaaaaaaaaaaaaagctttaactATAACGTGTGTCCTAAACACGTATGTTGCGGCTACGGGTGACGGTGCAGCCTTCATACTGAgctggggagagagagagggagggggtggggggcttcCTATTTTTCTAGAAATAGCAGAGAATTGCGTCTCGGAGGCAGAAGTCAGAAACATTCCAGATGTTGTTACTGATTCCGGCCAAAAAAACCCTGTTTTTTGCCCGTTGCCGTGTCTGTATACTCAGACAGAGGACCCAAAAGGGAGAAAGCGACCAGGTCCTTAAATGGGACTGTTTTTGGGACAATGGTTTTGTCGTACTTTGGGGCAAACTGTGACATGCAGCCCcgggacgggggggggggggtgttctaGGTCCCGCTCCCACGGCTCTAAGAAAATGCCACTCTAAGGCTGGCTGGGATCAGGAACAGAGAACTGCTGCCTGGCGGGTATTTCTGGGAACATTCTGcatctttttaatattaaatgtgttgtattaataaaacattctgTCCCCCAGCGATCCGGCCACGACTGGCCCCCCGActcctatttttttaaatgaaattcagGGCCAGttataataatttacatgatTGGAACCGGTTCCAGGCAGCCGAGCACaaaggatacaatgtatcagaatgaaaaatattattattatgtatccaTAACaaaggaagtgacgtcacaaaCGCCTATGCCTGGGATATGAATGGGACCCAAACCAGCCATTTTTAGCCCGTTTAGTGCCACGTAGGTTATTCTTTAGACTCGTATTCTGTAAAATAAACGGGCTTTTAAGGATTTTGGCAAAAGACGTAATGAAATACCTTAAAcggcatttaaagaaaaaaaaaagttgattatAAAATAGAAGTTAAAGAGTTTCagggacaaaaaaaagacaccGGTGCCCCAATCAGGGCGCTGTCCTCCGTCAGCGTGGATATGGTGTTGGTGAGTGTGCGAGTGCATTGTGTTAGCATGCATGCGCGCATGGTGTTAACATGTGATAAGATGCTGTTAGCGGGTGTGTGTTCCTGCAcggtattagtgtgtgtgtgtatgttagtgtatagcgttggcatgagtgtgtataagtgtttggtgtcagcGTGTGTTGCTAGACATGTTTGGGGGTAAGTCGTGTAAGGGTTTTACAGATTTAATGTTTCATTTCCCCGGCAGAGCTTCAGTTCTTTATGTAGCAGACGAGCGGTGACAGcagcagagggggggggtggggggtcagcgaTGTATTATTTAGACCCCGTAACGCAGGCACGCCGGCGCTCTGTTTTTGGCTGTGCGTGTTGGGAAAGCCATTTCCAGTAAACCCATTACGGAGCGGCTGCTGCCTCACGGAAATGTAATTACATTAAACTAGAAGCACTTACGTGTCTGGGGAAAACGTGTGTTTGGAGAAGGTCTAAGTTTATATTAAATTCTGctggtttggggtttttttttgtggccgCGCAGGTTTCTGTGTAATTAGGTAAACAGGCGAGGGGGCGGACGGGTGCCCGAAAACATTATAGAAAAACAGTCACATTTACGGGTGGGTGGGAATGATACCGGTATTTATTCATCCACCATCTTTCATATAGTCAGATACTTCCTAGGGCTGTCTCTAAGGCTAAAGTCTTCTGGACCACcacagattgcaagctcttgagACTAATTTCCTGCCCTTCTTACAATGTGTTAGGGGGAAGAATCTCACTCTACCCCCCCCATCTCGTTGTGATCTCAGAAGACCCCCATCACGTCTCGCAACGTCCTAACCCGTCCGCCACGGTCTCAGGTGGCCCGGCTTACCCTCATGCACTGGAAGCGGAATCTCATCAGCCGTATGCGGTTTCTGGCCTCTGCGGCTTTCAGATGTCCCACCACCTTGGTTTGCTTCTCCTGCTCGGGGTCCCGAGTCCTCGGCGGCGGCGCCTCCTGGGCAGATTTCGTGGCATGTTCCCTGAGCCGGCCCTTGGCGAGGAGCACCGAGGCCGCCACCTCTTTCCCAGGCTGCTCGTAAGCCAGAACCCTCGCTCTCTGCATGGGGTTCAGCTTCCTCAGCTCCGCCTGGGTATGAGTCCTCCTCGTTTTGGGGTCCGCCATTTGGTTCTGGGGGTTGCCCCACGTAACCAACGTTCCGAAATCCTCACCCTCAAAAGAAataaacagtatatatttaCCCCGATACGTAGGGGGGGGGTTACAGTAGATACGGTGGGAATGCGAGAGGGTAATTCTGGGTAGGGGCCAGGACTCCGGGCTTTGTGTTCTGGTTtccaatttaattaaaatgatttaaatcgATTACGTTTCTGAACGAGGAATTCTCGTGGGAAATCTGCAGAAGAGCTTTTTCATAATCCCCGTCCGTTAAGACTTTTCAGCAACGAacgtctcaaaaaaaaaaaaataaaataaaaa from Spea bombifrons isolate aSpeBom1 chromosome 13, aSpeBom1.2.pri, whole genome shotgun sequence encodes:
- the RGS19 gene encoding regulator of G-protein signaling 19 isoform X1 — its product is MRSAAPAVCVSRSPSLTPGPGSGSARRMCFRKRPGSAQIDVITPPTSAFTPSSLPLSQGDRPSHSISRFSPPMGVKERGKQRSPSGGQSVERKGGPNPPSEPASAGTTKYTGPDPSESPMSRYDRNQPTRNHRNNPCCFCWCCCCSCSWNEDRNRLRRLSRDTKLESVPHCEVCSKPSSEEVLSWAGSFEKLMKNPAGRNVFREFLRTEYSEENMLFWLACEELKKDHGKHGVEEKARMIYEDYISILSPKEVSLDSRVREVINRRMAEPSCHTFDDAQLQIYTLMHRDSYPRFLNSAIYRSLLQSISRSSSES
- the RGS19 gene encoding regulator of G-protein signaling 19 isoform X2, which encodes MRSAAPAVCVSRSPSLTPGPGSGSARRMCFRKRPGSAQIYTGPDPSESPMSRYDRNQPTRNHRNNPCCFCWCCCCSCSWNEDRNRLRRLSRDTKLESVPHCEVCSKPSSEEVLSWAGSFEKLMKNPAGRNVFREFLRTEYSEENMLFWLACEELKKDHGKHGVEEKARMIYEDYISILSPKEVSLDSRVREVINRRMAEPSCHTFDDAQLQIYTLMHRDSYPRFLNSAIYRSLLQSISRSSSES
- the LKAAEAR1 gene encoding protein LKAAEAR1 → MADPKTRRTHTQAELRKLNPMQRARVLAYEQPGKEVAASVLLAKGRLREHATKSAQEAPPPRTRDPEQEKQTKVVGHLKAAEARNRIRLMRFRFQCMRAQELANMISCQPAARDAIRLEVFLSSRPEATSSQVSLGRFQRERVEDLVADDGGLLTNRIP